CGCCGTGGCCGAGGATCCCGCGACATTCCAGATCGACAGCCTGTTGCTCGCGATGCCCGGCGCGTTCACCGGCACGCCCGCCGAAGGCCTGCAACAAAAAGTCCTGCTCCACGCCACGAAGGACTCGGCGACCGCCGAGGCGTTCCTCGCGCAGATGTCCGGCGAAGCCGTGATGAAGGACCTCAAGCCCTCCGGCAAGGAGCACACGCTCGCAGTGCGGCTCAGCGGCAAGTTCAAGACGGCCTTCCCCGACGGCAAGCCCGGCGAGAAAAAGGACGACCACGACCACGCAAAGGACGACAAGGACGGCAAGAAAGACGACGCCAAGAAAAAGGATGAGAAAAAGCCCGACGACTCGCTGAAGGCGTCGAAAGACGAGAACTTCGTCATCCTCGTCGCGGACTCCGACATCCTGTATCACGAGTTCTCGATGCGCGTGCTCGAGGGCTTCGGCGTGATGATGCCGTTCAACGCCAACCTCTCCCTCGCACAGAACCTCGTCGAGCAGCTCAGCGGCGACACCAGCCTGATCAACGCGCGCACGCGCGCGACCATGAGCCGGCCGTTCACGCTCGTGAAGAAGATGCAGGCCGAGGCCGAGGCCAGCTATCGCGACAAGATCGAGGGCCTGGAGAAGTCGCGCCAGGAAGCCGAGCGCAAGATCAACGAACTGATGCAGAACAAGGACAAGACGCAACGCTTCGTGCTCTCGCCCGACCAGCAGAAGGAAATCGAGAAGTTCAAGAAGGAGCGCACCGACACCGCGCAAGAGCTCAAGAAAATCCGCAAGCAGCTCCGCCAGGACGTCGACTCGCTCGAGAACCGCCTCAAGTGGATCAACATCGCCGGCATGCCCTTCCTCGTGACCATCGGAGGCATCGGCCTGGCACTCGTGAAACGCAAACGCACCGCAGCCAAATGAACCGAAAGCAGTTCACCCTCCTCATCGCGCTCGTCATCGTCGTCGGCGGCCTCGGGCTGATGATGAACGCCAAAAAGCAGGCCACGTGGCAACGCGGCTCCACCGGTGCCGGCGGCAAACTCCTCGCCGGGTTCGACTACAACGCCGTCGCGTCGCTGACCATCAAGAGCGCCTCCAACGAAGTCACCCTCGCCAAGCGCGAGGAAGGCTGGCGCGTCAAGGAGCGCGGCGAGTATCCCGCCAACTTCAGCACGCTCGCGGATTTCCTCCGCAAGGCCGCCGACCTCAAGATCGTGCAGTCCGAGCCCATCGGCGCCTCGCAGTTCGAGCGCATGGAACTCAACCAGCCCGGCAAGGGCGCGGGCGCGGGCACGCTCGTCGAGTTCCGCGACAAGGACGGCAAGCCCCTGCGCACGCTCGTGCTCGGCAAGAAACAGATGAAAAAGTCCGAGGGCGGCTCCCCGTTCGGTGGCGGCGAGTGGCCCGTCGGCCGCTGGGTCATGGACCTCAAGGACACGGCGAACGTGAGCCTGGTTTCCGACGCGCTCTCCGACATCGAGCCCAACGCCTCGCACTGGCTGGACAAGGAATTCTTCAAGGTCGAGAAGGTCCGCAGCGTGGCCGTGGCCCACACGAACCCGACCAACTCGTGGAAGCTCACCCGCGATGCCGACGCCGGCGAATGGAAACTCGCCGACGCCAAGGCCGGCGAACAGCCGCTCGACCCGGCGAAGGCGAACGCCATCGGCAACCCGTTCAGCTTCCCGTCCTTCGCCGACGTCGTCGCCGCCGATGCCAAGCCCGCCGACACCGGTCTCGACCAGCCCACCGTCGTCACCATCGAGACCGCGGACAAACTCACCTACACGATGAAAGTCGGCGCGAAATCCGGCGAGGACAACCTCCACCTCGCGATGACCGTGAAAGCCGACCTCGCGGCGAAACGCGAGCCCGCCAAGGACGAGAAGCCCGAGGACAAGGACCGGCTCGACAAGGAATTCGCCGAGAGCCAGAAGAAGCTCCAGGAAAAGCTCGCCGCCGAGAAGAAGTTCGAGCGCTACGCCTTCCTCGTGAGCAAATGGACCGTGGACGCCGTCCTCAAGAACCGCGCCGAGTTGCTCGCCGAGAAGAAAGAGGAGCCGAAGCCCGAGGTGAAATCAGACGAGCCTTTGCCCGGAACCGCCGCACCCAAGGCGGAATCACCGAAGGCAACACCCAAGTAGTCCGCGGCCAGCCGGTCGCGCCCCAGCCCTCGCTGGCGGCTCGGCAATTCGCTTGTCAAGCCGCGGTTTCACGATTGAAGATGCGTCCGGATTTGAACCCGGACCAATGCCTTCCACCGCAACGCCGCCCATCGAAGGCCAGCTCAACGCCGCCGAGCGCGCGTTGTTGATGGACGCGGTGAAGCAGGCATCCCCCAGGCCACAGGCGATCATCGAGGTGGGCACGTGGCTCGGCGGCGGAAGCACGATTCATCTCCTCCGCGCCCTCGAGCACAATGGCGAGGGGCGCCTGTGGGGAATCGAGGCCGAGCGCACGATCCATGACAGGATGATTGCAAACCTCCGCGCCGCGGCGCCCGAATGTGTCCACCGGTTCACGCCGCTGTTTGGCTCCTC
The genomic region above belongs to Verrucomicrobiota bacterium and contains:
- a CDS encoding DUF4340 domain-containing protein, with the protein product MNRKQFTLLIALVIVVGGLGLMMNAKKQATWQRGSTGAGGKLLAGFDYNAVASLTIKSASNEVTLAKREEGWRVKERGEYPANFSTLADFLRKAADLKIVQSEPIGASQFERMELNQPGKGAGAGTLVEFRDKDGKPLRTLVLGKKQMKKSEGGSPFGGGEWPVGRWVMDLKDTANVSLVSDALSDIEPNASHWLDKEFFKVEKVRSVAVAHTNPTNSWKLTRDADAGEWKLADAKAGEQPLDPAKANAIGNPFSFPSFADVVAADAKPADTGLDQPTVVTIETADKLTYTMKVGAKSGEDNLHLAMTVKADLAAKREPAKDEKPEDKDRLDKEFAESQKKLQEKLAAEKKFERYAFLVSKWTVDAVLKNRAELLAEKKEEPKPEVKSDEPLPGTAAPKAESPKATPK